In the genome of Ziziphus jujuba cultivar Dongzao chromosome 10, ASM3175591v1, the window TTTTATGTATACCATAATATTTATTCGAAAGGAATTTGCTAGCAAAGTATTGTATACATATTTTCCTGTTCCTTTTTTAGCTTCTTATATGTGGAATCTCTAAACATTGTTGTTacagttttttttaattattattatttttttattttgttacgTTGTTATGTTTCAtctcaataaaaattaatgctGTGAGTATCATATAATGAATGTTGTTTAAATACTGCTTAACCTGTTTCTCTTGATAATTGATTCCAGCACTTCATATGGCTTCTGCTAATGGACATCTTGATGTTGTGGAATATCTTATCAGTAGAGGAGTGGTGAGACAGCAGTCTTAAAATTATTAGTTTTCAGTTGAAAATGCAATTTTGGTTGATAGTTATTTATTGGTGTGTCAAAAATacatcttttttctctttctttctttttctttttctttaattattattttttttttatgtagtttTTGTATGGTTACTTTGTTAACTTGGTGATaatgtttctttgatttttatCACATGTCTTAACAGCATCTTTGACCATTCTATCCGCTATTTACGATGccattttgtttaggtttttttccatttgcttgTATATGAAACCACTTGATGGCATACAACTTTAATTAGAGAAGGTGGGCCTGTTTAATCGGTAGGACGATCACCAAATTTTTGAACTTTAGAAATGATAAGGATTTTCTGACATAGGTTTTTAATGCACAGgacattttttatgtttaattagaGAAGGTGGACCTGTTTAAtaggatttttttaatttttattattttttattttgaatatttggatTTCTGAAATGTAGAAATTTGTGTGGGTTCCACTAAACAGTTGCTTTGACTGTCATCATAAtcactatcattttcattggTGGTGTTGTACCAAACTTTCCAGAACGTCTGTGGCTTATCTAACAGTAGGTGAAGAACTATGGGTGGTGGGCCTTTGGTTTTGTGGCCTCTCAAGGAAGTGGTCCTATGTTAAACTTGTAAAGCAAGTAGGTGGTTTGAACTGCATGTGTTAAAATGCTTAGAGAATGAAAAAGGTATAGGTTATGTGTGGTCAAAATTTTTTGGAAGCGAGCGAGGGACAGTTAAGATGCAATGGTATAGGGGACATCATTTATCCAACTGCTTCAATAATCAGtatgtaaattttggttaatcaGATGTTGGTGAGAATCATATATTGTTTTCATGGTACTAATAAATAACCATTGGCTGAAAATACTTGCAGTAATAGAAGGGAACTTGGTAGGTGGTACCAACAACACTGACCACACAAACCAAAACTGACTATCTTGgctgttattttgttttttaccaTATTCAGTTCGGTTCTGGTAGTAAACCAATAAAACTGACCGTCTTTGGTATGTTTATTAATGTATCTATTGAGTAACTTAGCTTATATTTAAATcccataatttaattttatagattGTCTAGTGTTTTGTATAAAGTTTTTGCCATATGCTAGGACCCATTGATGTAGTTTTTGGGGGTCTTAATGTGAGCAGGATCTTAATGCCTCTAATGTTGAGAACAATACACCTTTGCATTGGGCTTGCCTCAATGGACATGTCGAGGTAATCATCACGTTTGCTTAAGTGCAATTACTGTCTGCTTGGTCAGCTTCTTTGTTTAAATGTTTGCGTTCATGCAGGTGGTTAAAAAGTTGATTATGGCAGGAGCTAATGTAAGTGTATTAAACAGGTATGTGATCTTCCTGACTGTGACCTTAGTccagatttttcctttttctagaTTTTGAAACACTTCTCTTTACGGATAAATCGTTTTGGCAATGGGTTATGTTTAGCCATGAGAGGACTCCAATGGATGAAGCGGTGAGCAGGGGAAAGATGGATGTTATTGATGCTATAAATACTGCAGTGGCTCAACTAGAGCTTACTGGTGTCACAGTCTAATGTATAAAAATCTCCCTAAAGACTAAGAACTTACGAGTGTactcttatatttttttcagaaaacttttcttcttgtagGTTTCAAGCTTTGTAAAAtgcccaaaaaaaggaaaaaaaaggtgaaaaagtTTTATAGGATCATGAAATGCTATAGTACTGATATATGATGCTTGGAccttctttttgttgcttttCTTTAATGGTCTTTCGAATTTAAGCAAAGAGGCTctttatttacctattttttttcttacttttatgGTGTTTTAGTACGGTTTAGTAAAAGGCAGGttataaaaaattgttatgAAGTTAACAGTTAGTGCAGCATATTTTCTTCTGCATTTTCTACattgctaaaaaaaataaaataaaataaaaataacagtttTGAAAAGGATCTTTTGGAAAAGGAAAATTCCCCCATTTCCATTCCATTgctttataaaataaagaaccCAATTATATTCGTACGAGCTCCGGAATCGAGTTCAAAGAAAGCGTCAAACTTTTACCTTCCaatttaatatccaaaaaacgaaaaataacaattaatttaaCATCTAACTTTGCTTTTGCTATTAGACaatatctttaaatttaaaaacagccaaaaaatttgttgtacggtatttaaaaacattttaaacaaGTATATGTTTGGATTTGTTTTcgaaaacaagaaacaaaacaaagtaaaaacAGTTTTTGAATAACAAACCCCACGCCTAAAAGTACAACTTCCAAGAGGGAcgatcaattttttaattttagctgCGAAGTGTTAATATCATTTTGTTTATAAAGTTCGTGttgattttaattattcaataaattttttacttCTAAAAAGAGATTATAAGTTTCTAAAAAGAGATTATAAGTTTTTAGGTTCACAAATCTTTCAAGATGTTTATGTTTTAACAAAATTGTAACGTGTTGCAAATTAACACTATTTTATTGAATTCCATATTAtcacaattttagaaaacattttttccttttttttttctttaaaaaaaagggaaaaaaaaatcttgttcgTTCTCAATTGTTGATTCActttaatgatataaaaaaataaaaaattaaattaaattaaaaaaaaaggaaaaagaaaaagaaagatcttGGTATATTTGAAATAACAAAGAAAGATCTAGAGATTCAAATGCAAAACATCtaggtatatttgaattttagaaaattgaaaagagaAATATAAGAACTACGAGTGCTTATTAGCCTACATATAAAAGAAACTCCTTTGCTCAATTATTTATAGAGAATCATAAGGGTTTTCTTTTAATGAATAAGAATCATAAGGGGTTTTAGAAGGGAAAGGCAGGATTAAGGAACCTATAC includes:
- the LOC107404342 gene encoding ankyrin repeat-containing protein P16F5.05c, which encodes MGAEPSQTEPSLSETTPENVEALLEAARYDDLDDVKSLASAGVSLDSKDSLGRTALHMASANGHLDVVEYLISRGVDLNASNVENNTPLHWACLNGHVEVVKKLIMAGANVSVLNSHERTPMDEAVSRGKMDVIDAINTAVAQLELTGVTV